CATTTATTCAGGTTCTAGGGCTACAGCTAGACGTGGAAGAATTACATTCCTAACATATTCTCTTCAATTCTTTTATCAGATAGAATGAGCAGCAACTCTTCTGTGGGATTTGGGAAACCAAtttagtcaaaaatgaaaaatgatcTCCTAGGTAAAGCGGTGTAGACAACTAGACATTCTATGTTTGTCGTTAATTGAGTAGAAAGGTGGAAAAAGAAGACGAAGCGTGAGTGCTTGTTTAGTGCTAACATACACACCTGCATGTTCTTACCATTCAAGCAGAGTGCTTGTTTAGTCTGTGCTTTGTGTATTGTTGATGGGTTAATTTAGACTTATGTTTTATTCTGTATTGCTATGCACCACTATTTACTAAATGGAATATGTTCCAAGTTCTGACTTCCATGAAGGCTAATCCACCGTCTTATGTGAATGGTAGGCATGCCATTTACTAAACTTCTTATCAAAAGAGCTGTTGGGAGATTTTGAGGCATGTGCTGAGATGTTCATTCCGGTGAGAACAAGTTTTCTAGTTATCCGTGTGCTTATACTTCTATCATTTTACTAGGGGAGAAAGGATTACATTTGCTCTAACATGCGCGAGGTTATGACATCCTCGTTGAACTTCAGGTTCTTTTCAAGCTTGTTGTGATAACTGTTCTTGTGATTGCAGAATCTGCTGATAACTGCATAAAGACGGTAATGATTTATGTGCTGTTTGAACCTGTTTTCCTTTGCCTGTACTTACAGTATCTGTCAATCATTTGCTGCTGTTTTTTTCGTTCCAGATGTTGCGCAACTGCAAAGTTGGTCGGGCACTTCCTCGTATAGCTGATTCTGCCAAGAATGACAAAAATGCAGTACTTCGTGCAAGGTTTGATACTGCCTCTTCTAATTAGCATATCTTTTTGATTTAGTTCTACACATTGCCTGTTTATTCTTCTGATTATTTTCGATGACAGATGCTGTGAATACGCACTTCTGATCCTTGAACATTGGCCTGATGCATCTGAGGTACAACGTTCAGCAGAGCTCTATGAAGACCTTATAAGATGCTGTGTGGTCGATGCAATGGGTGAGGTATGCTTATTGAACTCTTGAGTATCACTTGCTCCCCCTtccctcctcctcctcctcttcgaTTCAAGAAATGTTGTTGGCAATTCATAACACTGGGCTATAACAACAGGTACGATCAACTGCAAGAACTTTGTACAGAATGTTTGCAAGAACTTGGCCAGAACGTTCTAGGCGTTTGCTGTCATCCTTGGATCCTGCCATCCAAAGGGTACTCTATTTAACTTATAAATTGCTCCCAGCATCCTTCCATGACAGATAATGGGCATCTTTTCCAAAAGTGTCTTTAAGGATGATGTTGTGGACTAAAGTGGAACTATTTTGCAGATCATAAATGAGGAAGATGGTGGTATTCATAAACGACACACTTCTCCCTCTGTTCGAGAGAGGAGTTCACACTTCTCAGTTGCTTCTCAAACATCTACTTCACATCTACCTGGTTATGGAACATCTGCAATAGTTTCCATGGATAGAAGTGCCAATTTGCCTTCAGGAACGTCTCTGTCCTCTGGGCTGCTTTTTCCACAACCAAAACCTGTGGGAGTGGAACGTAGTCTGGAGAGTGTACTTCATGCCAGCAAACAGAAAGTTTCTGCTATAGAAAACCTGCTCAAAGGTCTAGATGTATCTGAGAAAAATCGCTCCTCTAGTTTGGATTTAGGTGATTGTTTCCTCTTCCATTATTCTTCAGCATCTTGAAACTTGATGTGTTTAAGTAGTTAATGATTTGATGAAGAAAAGCTTGATGTGTTTAATTAGTTATTGACATTGTGAAAGGTTGTCAGTTTTATGATTCAGAAAAAAATTACGTTCCAACTACTGCCATAACTTTTGAGTATTATTGAACAGCttaaaatgtttttatattGTACCCTAGTGCAGGAGTTGACCCTCCCTCATCCCGTGATCCACCATTCCCTCTTGCTGTTCCTGCATCAACAAGTCTTACTAATGCTTTACTGGTTGATGCACCATCTGCTATGACTAAAGGAAATAGTCGCAACGGTGGGTTGGTTTTGTCTGATATCATAACTCAGATCCAGGCCTCAAAGGATTCAGCTAAAGCATCATACCGAAGTAGTGTGGATCACGAGTCTTTTTCGTCACTCAACTCCTACACTGCAAGACGAGGCTCTGAAAAACTACAGGATAGAGGACTTGTTGAAGAGAACACCGAGCCGAGGGATATTAGGCGGTTTATGAACTCGCATGTAGACAGAAAATACCTAGATACACCGTATAAAGATCCTATTAGGGACTCCCTTCATAATCACGTTCCCAATTTTCAACGACCTCTCTTAAGAAAAAATACAACAGGAAGAATGTCAGCTAGCAGGAGGAGGAGCTTTGATGACAGTCAACTTCCTCTAGGAGATTTATCTAGTTATGTGGACGGTCCTGCTTCACTAAATGACGCATTAAGTGAGGGTTTGAATTCTACTTCAGATTGGAAAGCCAGGGTTGCTGCATTTAGCTCTCTCCGGTCTTTGCTACAGCAGGGCCCTAAAGGTATTCAAGAAATCACTCAGAGTTTTGAGAAGGTTATGAGATTGTTTTTCCAGCATCTTGATGATCCCCATCATAAAGTTGCACAGGCAGCACTTTCAACTCTTGCAGATCTTATTCCTTCTTGCAGAAAGCCATTTGAAAGTTACATAGAGAGGATCTTGCCACATGTTTTCTCTCGGTTAATTGATCCCAAAGAATTGGTGAGGCAGCCCTGCTCAACTACCTTAGCAATAGTCAGCAAATCATATGGTATAGATTCCCTTTTGCCAGCTTTGCTCCGTTCATTAGATGAGCAGCGTTCCCCAAAGGCCAAACTCGCTGTAATTGAGTTTGCAATTGGCTCATTTAACAAGCATCCTTTAAATTCTGAAGGCGCTGCTAACATTGGCATCCTCAAGTTATGGCTTGCTAAGTTGACACCGTTGGTCCATGATAAGAATACCAAACTGAAAGACGCAGCTATTTCGTGCATTATATCAATGTACACACACTTTGACTCTATTGCAGTTCTGAATTTTATTCTTAGCTTATCAGTTGAAGAACAAAATTACTTGAGACGGGCTCTTAAGCAGCGCACGCCTCGTATAGAAgtggatttgatgaatttcgTGCAGAGCAAGAAAGAAAGACAACGATCCAAGTCGTCGTATGATCCATCTGATGTTATTGGAACATCATCTGAAGAGGGATATATTGGCACTTCAAAGAAGAGTAATGTATTTGGAAGGTACTCTGCTGGTGCAGTTGATACTGATAGCATCAGAAAGTGGAACTCTCTTCAAGACCCAACCTATATGACTAGATCTATTGGCCAGTTGTCTGATGGTGCTCAGGACTTCTATCATGGTGTGGAAACTGGTCCCAACACTGATATTTCTGTTTCAAAAGCCAAGGATTTGAAATTTGGGGCCCTTACCACAAGTGAGAATGATGGATTATGGACTACATTGGAAAGCAAGGACGACAGTTCAAACATAGAACACACCTCT
This Solanum dulcamara chromosome 8, daSolDulc1.2, whole genome shotgun sequence DNA region includes the following protein-coding sequences:
- the LOC129901337 gene encoding CLIP-associated protein-like — its product is MEAALELARAKDTKERMAGVEHLHQVLEASRKTLSPSEVTSLVDVCLDLLKDNNFRVTQGSLQSLASAAVLSGEHLKLHFNALLPAVVERLGDAKQPVRDAARRLLLTLMEVSSPTIIVERAGSYAWMHKSFRVREEFARTVTSAISLFASTELPLQRAILPSILQMLNDPNHGVREAAISCIEVMYSEFGPQFRDELQRHNLPSMVLKDINARLAKIEPKSCSIDGISNNYSTGEVRSASLSSKKSSPKAKRSTREVSLFGADGDITEKPVDPIKVYSEKELIREFENIGSTLVPEKDWSVRIAAMQRVEALVIGGAADYPCFRGLLKQLVVPLSTQLADRRSSIIKQACHLLNFLSKELLGDFEACAEMFIPVLFKLVVITVLVIAESADNCIKTMLRNCKVGRALPRIADSAKNDKNAVLRARCCEYALLILEHWPDASEVQRSAELYEDLIRCCVVDAMGEVRSTARTLYRMFARTWPERSRRLLSSLDPAIQRIINEEDGGIHKRHTSPSVRERSSHFSVASQTSTSHLPGYGTSAIVSMDRSANLPSGTSLSSGLLFPQPKPVGVERSLESVLHASKQKVSAIENLLKGLDVSEKNRSSSLDLGVDPPSSRDPPFPLAVPASTSLTNALLVDAPSAMTKGNSRNGGLVLSDIITQIQASKDSAKASYRSSVDHESFSSLNSYTARRGSEKLQDRGLVEENTEPRDIRRFMNSHVDRKYLDTPYKDPIRDSLHNHVPNFQRPLLRKNTTGRMSASRRRSFDDSQLPLGDLSSYVDGPASLNDALSEGLNSTSDWKARVAAFSSLRSLLQQGPKGIQEITQSFEKVMRLFFQHLDDPHHKVAQAALSTLADLIPSCRKPFESYIERILPHVFSRLIDPKELVRQPCSTTLAIVSKSYGIDSLLPALLRSLDEQRSPKAKLAVIEFAIGSFNKHPLNSEGAANIGILKLWLAKLTPLVHDKNTKLKDAAISCIISMYTHFDSIAVLNFILSLSVEEQNYLRRALKQRTPRIEVDLMNFVQSKKERQRSKSSYDPSDVIGTSSEEGYIGTSKKSNVFGRYSAGAVDTDSIRKWNSLQDPTYMTRSIGQLSDGAQDFYHGVETGPNTDISVSKAKDLKFGALTTSENDGLWTTLESKDDSSNIEHTSTPNLDVNGLVDSDHLQIALDAGADNGSSSDLGLNHLKLPALQINPTPETGPSIPQMLHVICNGDDGSPAANKRDALQQLVKASVANDRSIWSKYFNQILTAVLDVLDDSESWTRELALSLILEMLKNQKNAMEDSVEIIIEKLLHLTKDDVAKVANEAENCLSTILSQYDPFRCLSVIVPLLVTEDEKTLVTCINCLTKLVGRLSQEELMSHLPSFLPSLFDAFGNQSADVRKTVVFCLVDIYIMLGKAFMPYLEGLNSTQLRLVTIYANRISQARTGTPVDASHS